The Mugil cephalus isolate CIBA_MC_2020 chromosome 8, CIBA_Mcephalus_1.1, whole genome shotgun sequence genome segment GCTTCAACCACAGTAACTTGCCATTTGTGTTGAATATTTGTGTTATATGAAATATGCGTCCACCATTCATTTTGAAACAGGCTTTGATAAATTTATCTTGCAAAGAAAACTGACTTCTAAACACTGCTACAAAACCGCATACCTTCACTGCATTGTGATTCACAGTCCTCCTCATCTGAACTGTCCTCACAGTCGACCTCTCCGTCACACACATGATTGTAGGAGACACACTCAGACCCATCCTTGCACAGTTTGGAGCCCAGGTTGCACTTTAAAAGACGGCTTCCAACTGAAACAACTGTTtcaagggaaaagaaaaagtcaaaaggtGCTTACTGCAATAGTAGCAACAGAGTTTTAAAACAGCTATTGGCACATCTGCCTCACCTTGCAAAGACCCTACCAACAACAGcacataaagaaacaaacatccACCCATCGCCACAGGTAAAACAGAATAGACGAAACTCTTCCAACTCCTAAGTTGTTGAACTATATAATGGTACCAGGTGAGGCCAATGCAATCTAATTAAACACCTGAGTAAGGGGGAGGAGCTAGTGTGTCTAAATCCTGAACAGTTGTCATAATATCCTAAATAAAAGTTAGGAaaacttttcaaataataaCCATTTACTATCctaataaatctaaatctatGGCACAACTTggcattattttctttgttattgCGATCTAGCGATATAGGGATATAgctgtttctttattgttttattttattatatttataaataaatataaatgtaatttccaAACTTCTTTAGATAACGCCAGGTATAAACAATAAGGATCGTTAAGGAAGGACACCAGCAGGTAGGATGTCTTCTTTTAATCGTCCAATCATACTTTGAGTAGGCTGCGTTACGCGCTCGTACGTAGCCAtcaagtttgttgtgttgtgttgttccGGCCAACCTAACCCAGCTAACTAGCTCCTGTAGCTCTGGTAGCAACTTGAGAGGAGCTACAATCCCTGTCAAAATTAGCTGGACTAAAATACCGTTCTGGCATTGTTTTAATGTCAGCAAGGTGCTTGGAGCGCGGCGCACACCATTTTCCTCAAACGGCGAAGATTTGGATTTTAAAACTGGGGTAACTATTCAAATGTTTTCCGCATCTTTCTCGACagtgttgtatttgtgtgagAGGTGTAGCCCCGTTAGCCAGCGGGAGCCAGGGCTCAATTTGGAAGTTAGTCCCAGGATGCTAACTCATTTTTGGTGCCTATATTTTATCAAAAACACACCGACTATATGCAGCGGCGTTGGCGTGACACATTATATGGCTTAAATTCGTGAATTGGCATTGTGCAGTATGAGGTTAATTGTGGCGGAGGTTTATTTGACAAGCTGTCGTTAGGTGCCAGAGTAGCGCGACTTGACTGTTGCGCATAGGAGGATTTTTCACAACAAAAGGATTTTTGATAACAAGCTGGTAGCTAGCTTAGttgagctaacgttagctgcaTTAGCTAGATTCTGCTTTATCCGCAAGCTCCCTCCAGTGTTAAAAGCTGCATTTGCTATCgttttctcatttcattggTTTAGCCTTAGATTATCCCAGTATTTTGCCAGCTATTGCTAGTAAACTTAATGTTGTGATTTGACTCAGGCAGCCCCCCCCAGCAGGTAGCTAGCAGCCGGCCTTCCCAAACCACTTGGTGTTAGCACTGTCACAACATATTTGCTTTGTTCGCATTAATTTGATAGCGTGCCCCTGCTATTAACCATGATCTTTGGTCATGTTTTACTTCAAGCAGGGACTGTAACAGTGTTACTGTGCCCGCTTTATAAGTTTGCAAGCAATCTAGCTCAGATGTCAAGCAGTGTTGTGACAAGCTAACGTCAAGTGCACATTTCTGCTCAACTTCACATCCGTTGGACCCGTGTCGACCTTACTATGTATTTCTCACTTAAGTTGCATTGATTAATGCCTTGATTTCTTTGTCAATCTTATTGTGTTTGTAATTATGTTCCTTGTGTGTGACTTTCTTCCAAGGTGCCCATCTCTTTTGAGTAAACCCTGCTAGCACTGGCTTCCACCCTGTGGCTCATTGGTCGTTAGAGGGGCTCCTCAGAGCAAGGGCCCAAAGCTGTAGCTCCAGGTCCcccctgtctgtgtgtgtcagagagctCGTGTTGAGTCCTCTGGAGACTCCCGGCTTGTCCAAGTAAGATGTCCTCCATCTTGCCGTTCACCCCGCCTGTAGTGAAGAGGCTTCTGGGCTGGAAGAAGTCAACCAGTGGCCCAGGAGGAGCGGGCGGTGGAGAGCAGAACGGGCAAGAAGAGAAATGGTGTGAGAAGGCTGTTAAAAGCTTagtgaagaagctgaagaagacgGGCCAGCTAGATGAGCTGGAGAAAGCTATCACCACACAGAACTGCAACACCAAGTGTGTCACCATCCCCAGGTATATCCAGTCGATTAGTGTTGAAGCTAGAGTCTGAAAAAGGCACTTCTGTCACATGTTTCTGTGGAGTTGAAACCATGAGCAGATtactgattcttcttcttctttttttttttttgttactaaactgaaaatgtgaaaacatttgtttaggGATGGAAAAACAGCTGCACATTTGTTTATTATGAGATGGAAACTGAACAAATACCTGTTTGGTTACTAATTTAGTTATTAATTCTGTCAAACAGTACTTACAGTTCGACAGCCTGCGTCATTTGCATGGGTAGATTAATGTTAAAAGGTCAAGAGAAGATGTTCCTTTTTATCAGCCAGCCAGCCTTGATGAGCCAGACTCACGTTCAGTGGGAACACTGTGTGAACAGATTCATTTCTCACTGATGTGTTGCCAAGTACCACGTCACATGTTTGTATGTCTATAGATAGTGGGCTGGTTGTTATCGCCTGAGAATTGTTCATGGCCACACTGTTATGATTCTAGAGATAAAATGGCTGGCTTGATGCAAATTCAGTTATTTTCTGTGGAGGGCTGCACAAGTAAAGGTTATGTACATCAGTAAACGTgggtcacaaacacaaaatagtgCCAGTGTGGGGCATTGCCACCAGCAATACTAAGACTGATACATATTTGATAGTGATTGCTTGCTACTTACCACTTTATATTGATTCTGCTATAATTCCCTAGTTTCTTACAGAGAAAACAGcttttaataattaatgcaaTTATCAAAGCGAGTGCATATATTTGTAGCATGTAGAGTTTGTTATTGTCCTGTCATTCAGAAGCAACTTATTTCATCTGTCCTATTTTTTTGGTTACTTTCTTGTGTCTCGTCTGAAaatagccattttttttttctccacttctttTGTACCattgtgtgtctcagtgtttgtttgaatgTCTCCAGATAAGTTCTGACATAAATGGCTGTAGAgaaaaagttattttcagtgtttgataCAATGCTCTTTGTCTCACTCATTGTGTGTGTCAGCAGATTCCATGTTGTTTTTCCCTTGATTCTGTCAAAAAGGCTTCTCTTAtttgattttttcatttttcatttcaaagtgaaTTTGATGGGTTTATTTTTCCCTTATTGCTCTTATAAAAGAGGCCTTTTAATGTTCACATACCCATACTGATATTTCTGAATGAGCCATATCCCAtgtttatcatttgttttttgtttttcttttgttgttttctctgtgcacAGCAATTGCTCTGAAATATGGGGACTGAGTACACCAAATACGATAGAACAGTGGGATACATCAGGCCTATACAGCTACCCTGACCAAACCAGGTGACTATCCTCAACTATTGTATGGTGTTGCATACAACTTTGATGTGGGAAAGATGTCATTACTATATTGGAGGCGACCGACATTGAGAACGTCTTTGTTTCTCGTCACCACTAAATGCAATCCATCTTCATTACGTCCCCTACCTGGCCACATTATTTGTCACACCCTGTTCCCCCGTGCGTCCTCTGCCCATCTCACCACCATCTCCTGTTCAATCAGATCCCTGGATGGCCGTTTGCAGGTCTCTCACAGGAAGGGGCTTCCCCATGTTATTTACTGCCGCTTGTGGCGATGGCCGGATCTTCACAGCCACCATGAGCTGCGTGCCATCGAGGCCTGTGAGTATTCCTTCCACCTCAAGAAGGACGAGGTCTGCATCAATCCCTACCACTACCAGAGGGTGGAGACCCCAGGTGAGACAAATCTGTCCAGTGGACGCATGTAATCTGAAACGTGTCTTTCTGTTCAGCATCGACTGCATCATCGTTTTATGACTGTTTCAAACCTGTAAATCAAACCTTGATGttcttttttagtttatttgatcAAATTCTTTTCAAATTTGAGAACGATGCTTGCTGCTAAAATACACTAattcagacacaacaacaaatccCATATAATGCATTAATGTATTGACTGGTCAGACATATTGGTGGTATTGGTTGGATACTTTGGAAAAAACCATGATAAACATTCCCAGTCTTAATGCTTTATGCTTAGCTACTAAAGCTTAGTAGTAGTGTAGTAACTAATCAAGTAGGCACCTCTACCAAAGGTTGGAACTATTCTTTAAAGAATTTCTGTAGCTGATGGATATAAAATCTGTCTGATATAAAATAAGCCACTAATCACATTAAGATTTGAGTTTAATTCTCCGCACAGTCTTCTAGTGTTTCATCATTGTCTGTTATTATGTGTCAAACTTTTTTCTGTTGTAATGAAACGTGTTATTCcattaattaaaactgaaaaaaagacagCGCGCAGTCATTTTGGATAAGCCATTAACTGATAGCAGTCTAACTTCTTGTCTCTTCTGACACTTTTACCCAACGCTGTAGTGCTGCCTCCTGTTCTTGTGCCAAGACACTCAGAAATTCTACCAGAGCTGCCACCTCTGGATGACTACACTCATTCCATACCTGAGAACACAAACTTTCCTGCAGGAATTGAACCTCCAAACAACTATATACCAGGTGAGTTATGGGAGTGTTTATGTTTGACTGTAGTTGCATAAGAGCTGTGAATTCCCTCTACTTTTACTTTCTACACCAACTCAGGAAGGTGCTGATTGATTTGGAAGCTTAAACAGTCATATTGCATTATGATGACATCAcacattatttgttttgtccCTGCATCTTTTCAACAGAAACACCTCCACCAGGCTACATCAGTGAGGATGGGGAGGCCAGCGATCAACAGATGAATCAAAGTATGGACACAGGTACCCTAGACTAGCAAGCTCTTCCCTTTGGCTCACCTCTCGAGCCAGGTCAAAGGTGTAGATTTCTCTTAAAAAATGCATACATGAAGTGAAATAATTTTATATCAGGACTGGGTATTGCTACAGATATGCTGAATTGATTCATTTAGAGAtacttcatttttaaaaagatgttgACAAAACTAATGATGTCATTGGTTTTGgaattttgttgtatttctgcaGTATTTTACCTCTATGTAGCACATCTTGGATATGGCTTAGTTTATTGTACTGCAGATGCTAACTTTGACCTCATCTTGGTGTTATTTGTCCCAGATGTTTTCACTGAGCTGTTGTGTCCTTGATCAATTCTTTATCTAGTATGCTTAACAATAAGGCTGCAATGACTGTTATTTTTGCCCCCATTCAATCATTTTTTGTGTCTGGCAATAGATTAGTTTGCAGCTTTTAAGGTATCACCTCCTCTTCTGTCATGGTTGGTAGGCTGGTATGTCCAGCACCAGTCTGTCTTACTCTTATACTCTGTCCATCAGTCTGAATGCATTCATTCAGGCTTCTTGCTGTTTTAAAAGTGATGGGGAAACTATTTCTAGGTATGACTGTGTAAGATTGTTGTTTTGACTTTTGTGGAAAAATTATGATAATGGTTTTAGAATAAAGGAGGATTGTGCCTCATTTGTCCATATAAGGAAATCCTCAGTATCAGAGTGTGTATAAATCGTTATTCTGCTGTTAATCATGAACATAGTGGCAGCAGCAAGCTACTCATCATTTTATGCATCATCCATTTCACTCTTGGTGCATTCAAATAAGTTACAGTTCAAACTGTGTAATCTCAGCTGAGAAACATGTTAGATGTACAAATGAGGCTTTTGTTAAAGCAACAATAGTCGCCATCACTCAATCAAATGGTCCTATGGTTCTCAGTGGTTTTTATAGTATCAGTGTCAGCTTTAAATTACAAGATGACCATATTTTCATCATAACATCTGGCCCAGCTGTTGTATTGTCTTCATCCATgacttcttgttttcttctattatcAGGCTCTCCAGCAGAGCTGTCCCCCagctctctgtctcctgtcaaTCACAGCATGGGTAAGTGTTGTAATCTATACTACTTTTTGTTACATACAGATACCACACATCAGCACTAAAGCAGTTTTATGGACTTGTGATAGTGGTGATAACTGTGGTACAGAGTGTAACAAGGAACTTTTTTGGGGGGCGTTAAACCTTTCTGTTGTGATCTCGTACTGCAGACCTGCAGCCGGTGACTTACTCAGAGCCGGCCTTCTGGTGCTCAATAGCCTACTACGAGCTGAACCAGCGTGTGGGGGAGACGTTCCACGCCTCTCAGCCCTCACTGACAGTGGATGGATTCACAGATCCATCAAACTCTGAGCGTTTTTGCCTGGGCCTGCTGTCTAACGTTAACAGGAATGCCACTGTGGAGATGACCCGAAGGCACATAGGTATGGCACAGCTTCACGTAGCGTCGCAGTTAATCAACCTGTTGCTGTTCATGTTAGCCTTCAAAATACATTCCTTGTCTTGTCTTCCATATGTACAAACATCTTGCCTGAGTCAAACCGTGTGTTTCTTCTGTCTGCGTTTATAGGAAGAGGAGTTCGACTCTACTACATTGGAGGGGAGGTGTTTGCCGAGTGCCTAAGTGATAGCGCCATCTTTGTCCAGAGTCCAAATTGCAACCAGCGATATGGCTGGCATCCAGCAACAGTGTGTAAAATTCCACCAGGTAAGACGCTCGGAAGCAGCCTGGGAAATAAGATAATATTCACATCTACTTTGCAGGCCCTTCCCAGAAAATAGAAGTGCAGATTGGATGAATATCCGCACCTCTTTTCTGTGGAGATGATGCTGTATACCCGTCACACTGTTACATGAATGACTAAAATGTTTACAGGTTCACATGgaagctgtgtttttaatttaaagaacaCATCCAGCAGGTTTCATACTTATCTCTGACAAGTATGTATCTTGGCATGTATGCCTTTTGCAACCCCAGATGCAAACACactttatcaaacatgtcacagTTTCCATAGCAACCTCTCAAACTACTTCTCCAGCGCAGTGCTCTTCTCTCACATGCTTTGAATGCTAATTAGCAGTGTGTCTTATTAGAGTGGGGGTTATAAGACATATTGCTAAGGGTGAAAATGAGGTGAATCACTGTTAGAACCGACATCCCTGTTTAtctcctttctgtttttctttcaggttGTAATCTAAAAATCTTCAACAACCAAGAATTTGCAGCCCTGCTGGCTCAGTCAGTAAACCAAGGCTTTGAGGCAGTTTACCAACTCACAAGGATGTGCACCATCCGCATGAGCTTTGTCAAAGGCTGGGGAGCTGAGTACAGGTAAGCACTGGCACTGACACCGAGACCACGAAAAACAAGCTGGATACTACTGTCGGCTGTTCAGCTTCGTTTTACATCTCCATCTAATTTGACCATGCACACActaatattttcacaacaacatgaacaactACAGCAcaagtgtcaaacatacggcatGTGGGTCAATAGCGGCCCGCCAGAGGTTCTAATCTGGCTCGCGACATGAATTTGCATAGTGTGAAACTTAgatagaagactgcaatttttttaatgaaaataactgacaACCCTGATCTACAGGATATCCCTTAAGTCTGGACGCATAGAGacttctatatatttttttcctatgGGTACAGACTTTAGGGAAACCCTGAAGAATGAATAAAGTGCAGACCAACTGATCGGCATCATTCAGGATAGGATAGCTCTACCtagcttcctaacctcccaACTAATAATTGCAGAACTGTAGGTTGTAgtctttgtgatgtgttcaagtgcacAAGTGCACAGTCGACCTTCGCTACCAGTAGTTTATTGATGCT includes the following:
- the LOC125012238 gene encoding mothers against decapentaplegic homolog 2 isoform X1, whose protein sequence is MSSILPFTPPVVKRLLGWKKSTSGPGGAGGGEQNGQEEKWCEKAVKSLVKKLKKTGQLDELEKAITTQNCNTKCVTIPSNCSEIWGLSTPNTIEQWDTSGLYSYPDQTRSLDGRLQVSHRKGLPHVIYCRLWRWPDLHSHHELRAIEACEYSFHLKKDEVCINPYHYQRVETPVLPPVLVPRHSEILPELPPLDDYTHSIPENTNFPAGIEPPNNYIPETPPPGYISEDGEASDQQMNQSMDTGSPAELSPSSLSPVNHSMDLQPVTYSEPAFWCSIAYYELNQRVGETFHASQPSLTVDGFTDPSNSERFCLGLLSNVNRNATVEMTRRHIGRGVRLYYIGGEVFAECLSDSAIFVQSPNCNQRYGWHPATVCKIPPGCNLKIFNNQEFAALLAQSVNQGFEAVYQLTRMCTIRMSFVKGWGAEYRRQTVTSTPCWIELHLNGPLQWLDKVLTQMGSPSARCSSMS
- the LOC125012238 gene encoding mothers against decapentaplegic homolog 2 isoform X2, which encodes MSSILPFTPPVVKRLLGWKKSTSGPGGAGGGEQNGQEEKWCEKAVKSLVKKLKKTGQLDELEKAITTQNCNTKCVTIPSNCSEIWGLSTPNTIEQWDTSGLYSYPDQTRSLDGRLQVSHRKGLPHVIYCRLWRWPDLHSHHELRAIEACEYSFHLKKDEVCINPYHYQRVETPVLPPVLVPRHSEILPELPPLDDYTHSIPENTNFPAGIEPPNNYIPETPPPGYISEDGEASDQQMNQSSPAELSPSSLSPVNHSMDLQPVTYSEPAFWCSIAYYELNQRVGETFHASQPSLTVDGFTDPSNSERFCLGLLSNVNRNATVEMTRRHIGRGVRLYYIGGEVFAECLSDSAIFVQSPNCNQRYGWHPATVCKIPPGCNLKIFNNQEFAALLAQSVNQGFEAVYQLTRMCTIRMSFVKGWGAEYRRQTVTSTPCWIELHLNGPLQWLDKVLTQMGSPSARCSSMS